One stretch of Chryseobacterium indologenes DNA includes these proteins:
- a CDS encoding TonB-dependent receptor domain-containing protein: protein MILSKFTSPLTVITLLSSGVVFAQEFSVTGKITDANKQSLQFVQIKLQNADKTLIVNGLTDDSGNFSLKSEKGDYILIAEYLGKKYLEKKINLQSNIDLGPIQITEDQSIKIEAVNLTSSKKLIERKVDRLVYNVENSIASQGMTGLDALRNTPLIRIQNENVSIVGKGNVVVMINDRLINLSQSELAGYLQSLRSDDISKIEVITTPPSKYEAQGNSGMINIITKKNPNLGWSGNVNASYQKTSYYGFGSGVTLNYQSNKISTSLKLRQYNNSTRPKGTRSLIGSDNGIYTNEVRKDEVKILGFNYSLDYKINGKQNVGIIYDFNRQRSTMNANGASRYEQLGIIDSTLSTVQKQVWKTPTHTLNAYYDLKLDTLGKKLSITANFLSNAPDKVNDFNTLNNFSAQETTIRNSSYMNYNIYSGQADLTLPYNWGNIETGIKYTSFDNKSNVEYYNLIGSDYIINPANSNNFHYKEHNYAAYVSYQKDFSEKWSAKAGLRYEYTQFNGTNPGIQGNVTEGKYGRLFPTAYVRYKPSDDHVFSLSYSKRIERPSFQTLNPFRWYTNPYMYFTGTPTLSPSYNDNVELTYTLKNKFSTTLYTQYNKNGLSNIARLVNGIYTNVFENAYNENKIGLQLAYNDTFFKIWETSLSATGTYASTKPIIPEAEKIELSSFSYTIYNTISLNKAKTWSLLVNFWHDLPYVYSNIKIKTQMNFSPGIKASFFDKKLNISAVLNDLFRTLTSEGYSYNAGYRNEFYNYFDQRRLNLSVNYSFGNRKVKGSGKNIRFEEKSRAN from the coding sequence ATGATACTAAGTAAGTTTACTTCTCCTCTAACTGTAATTACACTTTTAAGTAGTGGAGTTGTATTTGCTCAGGAATTCTCTGTTACTGGTAAAATCACAGACGCTAATAAGCAGTCGCTTCAATTTGTACAAATCAAATTACAGAATGCTGATAAAACATTAATAGTAAACGGATTAACGGATGATTCTGGTAACTTTTCCCTAAAAAGCGAAAAGGGTGATTATATTCTCATTGCTGAATATCTCGGTAAAAAATATCTGGAAAAGAAAATTAATCTTCAATCCAATATAGATTTAGGTCCCATTCAAATTACGGAAGATCAGTCTATAAAAATAGAGGCTGTAAATCTTACCTCATCAAAAAAACTTATTGAACGAAAGGTAGATCGTTTAGTGTATAATGTTGAAAATTCTATTGCCTCTCAAGGGATGACAGGATTAGATGCTTTACGGAATACTCCCCTTATTAGAATTCAGAATGAAAATGTTTCCATTGTAGGAAAAGGAAATGTTGTAGTGATGATTAATGACCGATTGATTAATCTTTCACAAAGTGAGTTAGCAGGATATCTACAGTCTCTGAGATCTGATGATATCTCTAAAATTGAAGTTATTACTACTCCACCTTCAAAATATGAAGCACAGGGAAACAGTGGAATGATTAATATCATCACGAAAAAAAATCCTAATCTGGGATGGAGCGGAAATGTAAATGCCTCCTATCAAAAAACCAGTTATTATGGATTTGGATCTGGTGTAACATTGAACTATCAGTCAAATAAGATCAGTACATCTCTGAAACTTCGTCAATACAATAATTCAACAAGACCAAAAGGTACAAGAAGCCTTATTGGATCAGACAATGGTATTTATACCAATGAAGTAAGAAAAGATGAAGTAAAAATATTAGGTTTCAACTATAGCTTAGATTACAAGATTAATGGTAAACAAAATGTGGGAATCATCTACGATTTCAACAGGCAGCGCAGCACAATGAATGCAAATGGCGCCAGCAGATATGAACAACTAGGGATTATTGATTCTACTTTAAGCACTGTTCAAAAACAAGTTTGGAAAACACCAACCCATACTTTAAATGCATACTATGACCTTAAATTAGATACTTTAGGAAAAAAACTGAGCATAACAGCCAACTTCCTCAGCAATGCCCCTGATAAGGTAAATGATTTTAATACCTTAAATAATTTTTCTGCGCAGGAAACAACGATTCGGAATAGCAGTTATATGAATTATAACATTTATTCAGGGCAGGCTGATCTTACACTTCCCTACAATTGGGGAAATATTGAAACAGGGATAAAATATACATCATTTGACAATAAATCCAATGTTGAATATTATAATCTTATAGGATCTGATTATATCATCAATCCGGCTAATAGCAATAATTTTCATTATAAAGAGCATAATTATGCCGCTTATGTAAGCTATCAAAAAGATTTCAGTGAAAAATGGTCTGCAAAAGCAGGTTTAAGATATGAGTATACACAATTTAACGGTACTAATCCTGGAATACAGGGAAATGTAACGGAAGGTAAATATGGAAGGTTATTCCCCACCGCTTATGTACGATATAAGCCTAGTGATGATCATGTATTTTCTCTTAGCTACTCCAAAAGAATAGAAAGGCCAAGTTTTCAAACACTTAATCCTTTCAGATGGTATACCAATCCGTATATGTATTTTACCGGGACTCCTACTCTGTCTCCGTCTTACAATGATAATGTTGAGCTGACCTATACTCTTAAAAATAAGTTCAGTACCACATTATATACGCAGTATAATAAAAATGGATTATCAAATATAGCCCGTCTTGTTAACGGAATCTATACCAATGTTTTTGAAAATGCATACAATGAAAATAAAATAGGCCTGCAATTGGCTTACAATGATACCTTTTTTAAGATATGGGAAACATCATTAAGCGCGACAGGGACTTATGCATCTACAAAACCGATTATCCCTGAAGCTGAAAAAATTGAATTGTCTTCATTTTCATATACAATATATAATACCATCAGTCTGAATAAAGCAAAGACCTGGTCTTTATTAGTCAACTTCTGGCATGATCTGCCTTATGTATATTCTAATATAAAGATCAAAACCCAAATGAACTTCTCCCCAGGGATTAAGGCCTCATTTTTTGATAAAAAGCTAAATATCAGTGCTGTTTTAAATGACCTGTTCAGAACATTAACAAGTGAAGGATATTCTTATAATGCAGGTTACCGTAATGAGTTTTATAATTACTTTGACCAAAGAAGGTTGAACCTAAGTGTCAATTATTCTTTTGGAAACAGAAAAGTAAAAGGATCAGGAAAAAATATAAGGTTCGAAGAGAAATCAAGAGCCAATTAA